A single Triticum dicoccoides isolate Atlit2015 ecotype Zavitan chromosome 2A, WEW_v2.0, whole genome shotgun sequence DNA region contains:
- the LOC119351847 gene encoding non-specific lipid transfer protein GPI-anchored 2-like has product MDLRALAFAATVLLALAAPAPVLGQGVATSCTASLITSFTPCLSFLTNSTNGGGSSPTADCCRSLSAVVTTSTSCACLILTGNVPLGLPINRTLAVTLPKACNSMSVPLQCKDTSAQLPAPGPVAVSPAMPPLPPMTPESPEPPSETTVTMPPASQTQGQTRPQVVPSSAWRNSAPVSMMLFIIGAMLV; this is encoded by the exons ATGGACCTCAGGGCGCTCGCCTTTGCCGCTACCGTGCTCCTCGCCCTGGCCGCGCCGGCGCCGGTACTCGGGCAGGGCGTGGCGACGTCGTGCACGGCGTCGCTCATCACCAGCTTCACGCCGTGCCTCAGCTTCCTGACCAACAGCACCAACGGCGGGGGGTCGTCGCCGACGGCGGACTGCTGCCGGTCTCTGTCGGCGGTGGTGACCACGAGCACCAGCTGTGCCTGCCTCATCCTGACCGGCAACGTGCCGCTCGGcctgccgatcaacaggaccctcgccgTCACGCTGCCCAAGGCCTGCAACTCCATGTCCGTCCCGCTCCAGTGCAAAG ATACGTCGGCTCAGCTCCCAGCTCCGGGCCCCGTCGCAGTCTCTCCTGCCATGCCCCCGCTGC CGCCAATGACGCCGGAGTCGCCGGAACCACCGTCCGAGACCACCGTGACGATGCCGCCGGCTAGCCAGACCCAGGGGCAGACGAGGCCGCAGGTGGTGCCCAGCTCTGCCTGGAGGAACAGTGCGCCTGTGTCCATGATGCTCTTCATCATTGGAGCCATGCTGGTCTGA